The genomic segment TTGTCCCCGTTCTCGCCACACGGCGACAGTGTTGGCACTCAGAGCTCAGGGTCTACCCTGAGCTTGTGCCTCCGAGTTGCATTTTGTACAGGAGAGGTTCCGTATCCCTTATCCGAaatacttgggaccagaagtgtttcggaTTTTTTCAGATTTCGGAATATTTACGTATACATGGATATCTTGGGGGATGGGACTCAAATCTGAACACGAAATTGTTTTGTTTCGTATACATACAGCTTAagcacatagcctgaaggtaattttatataatagtcTGAATAATCTTGTGCATGAGACAAAGTTTTGACTGCGTTTTGACTAcagtccccccacccccaccccccaccatgaagtcaggtgtggaattttccatttttggCTTCACACTGGCActcaaataatttcagattttgggTTTTCTAATTAAGGATGGTCAACCTGTACTGTGAATcacattattattacattttgtgATGAGGGAGCAAACGCTAATGGTGCAGACTTTTAGTAGTAGCAGAGCTGGACATCAACGCTGTTGTGCCATCTTTTAGTGAGAGGTCTGCATTACAGCAGTGGCTGCAGTCTCTCCAGGGTGTTTTAGCTAATTTCTGTTTGGGGGTTGGTGGTTAAATTTTTGGTGAGATCCTGGTGTTCCCCAAAGGTGCTGACTGATTCAGCTCTGCTGCCCCATAGCCTTCCTGCGTTCCAGCTACAGACCTGGGGTCTCGTGTTCATTCATGGGGTTCCAGTGACTAAACTGCTAAAAGGGTTCACCTGAGAGCAAGAAGCACACTGCCTTGGGATATTTTCATTCACTGCATCCCATCTAGTTGTGCCCAGTGTAGACCAAGAAGTTGATCCAAACCACATAGGACAGAGGCCTGCATGCGTCCTGTTTTGCAAACAGCTGCCCAGCCAGTGGGGAAGCAGTTCATGCTTAAACTACCACCCCCTCCAGCTGTCTTATGCAGCTGGTCCTTGGAAGAAGCGTTGACCCTCCACTCCCTCTTGCAGGTGTCCTTAAATTTGCTCGCTTGGTCAAGTCCTATGAAGCCCAGGATCCTGAGATCGCCAGCCTGTCAGGCAAGCTGAAGGCGCTGTTCCTGCCGCCCATGACCCTGCCACCCCACGGGCCTGCTGCTGGTGGCAGCGTGGCTGCCTCCTGAGAGTTGGTCCTCCCTGTGCCCCTGCCAGGGAAGAAAAGGCCTTGATGTTCCAGACGATAATAAACGTGCCTGTGACTTAGCCTTGGTGTCAGTCTTTTGCAGACTTGACAACCCCCATCTCACCTTCCCAGATTCCCTCTGCCTTTCCAGGCCCCATCCCCATGTACCAGCTCCTTCCTATACTCCTGGCTGGGCCTAACCCTGCTCCAGTGAGGGCCTGaggctcctccccttcccccagggcAGGGTGAGAGGCTGGACTGGGCCCCTCGACGCTCTGGGTGGGTGGGCGGGCCTGCACTGGGGACACCTCCTTATCTGAGGAATTGGGCTGTTAGGACTTTCCCTTAGGCCCTTTGGTTTCCACCTACTGAGAGCTTTCCCCCATTGGTTGCTCTTCCCTCAGCCAGGGTTACTTCCTGGTCTTTGCTCCTACCCAGCGTCCCGCTGCTCTGTCAGCTTGAGCTCCAGGTGGAGCTCCAGGTGGCTCCTCCTCTCCCGAGGGAAGGGGGCCCTGGCCCAGCGGGCAGGCCTGCTGTACTCCCGCACTGGGGCTGCAGGGAAGCTGGCCACTGTGGGCGGTCTCAGGCCAGCCCCGCCCCACCTGTCCTTTTCCTGGAGACTATTAGTCCAGGGTTTGTCCCTGCGGTGCCATTGGCCTGGCAGGCTGGATCGAGGAGGAAGTGGCTGATTTCTGAGTGGTTCTTCCTTTCCTGGCTTGGGCCGCTGTGCACAGCTGTGCCCCTGGCTCAGCCCCGCCCCCTGTGGCCCTCCGCTGTGACTTCCCCATCCCTACAGAGAGATGCTGTCCTGTGGGTAAGTCCCAGGCACCACCTGGGTCCTAGTCTCCTGTTTGttttggagggagggagggccttGTTGATGCTCACTCCATCATGTATGTGAGCGTGAGTGCGATCTGCCGCTGCCCTGCCTCGCGCCTGCTTGCGGTCCCTATAAACCTTCCCCTTCCCGCAAAGTGTGAGGACCCCCAGGCTCACTCATGCCCCTCTGCCCCATCTTTAACATTTTCCGCCTGACAAGTGTGTATCTGTTGTCTCCATTGCATTTCTACTTCCAGCCTCTGGGCTCCTGCTTCTGTCTCCTGCTTAGGACCTGTCCCCCATGGGTAGCTCACAACACCTGAAACAGCAATCAGAGGCCACCCGCGAAGGCCCtcccatgcccagccaacttccCCGCTCTTCCCAGCATCTGACTTTGGTCCCATCTTCCTTCCATTTCCTTTCACTTCCCGTTCCCCtgcatcattcattcaacaggtacGTGTTGAGCGTCTGTTGCACACCAGGTGTTGTTTAAGATGCTGGTAATACTggagtgaacaagacagacatggtccctgctcttacggagcttacattccagtggGAGGTTACAGACTGAACAAATAACCCAATAAATTGGATCATTGCAGATTCTCAGAAGTGTTATGCAGTAAATGAAACAGCCtcggctgggtgtagtggttcacgcctgtgatcccagcacattgggaggctgaggcgagacgattgcttgagcccaggagtttgagaccagcctggccatatagtgagaccctgtctctacaaaaaataagaaattagctgggtgtggtggaatgcgtctgtggttccagctatgagcctgggaggtcaaggctgcagtgagtagtgattgcaccactgcacaccagcctgggtgacagagcgagaccttgtctcaaagaaaaaaaaagaaaatgaaccagCTTCATGTGCTAGCAAGTGACTGGGTGTGCAGGTGACATTACTAGCTGGAGGGATCGGGGAGGCCTTCccgaggaggtgacatttgagctgagacctgcttgaggaggaagaggagccagCCATGTGATGTGGTGATCAAGGCCTGGGCAGAGGAGCATCCCTGGGCAGAGGAGATGGTGAGCACAAAGCCCTAATGtgggaacaaacaaaaaaaggaccgTGTGTCCGTGGCAGAGGGCCCTCGTGGAGCAGAGGCAGGGCCACGGCAGGTTAGACCTTGTTGGATCTGGGATGTTGAAAGTGAAAACCTGGCCAGatgaggtggtgcatgcctgtgatcccagcactttgggaggccgagatgggaggatcgcttgagctcaggagtttaaaacaagcctgggcaacatagagagattccatctctatttaaaaaaaaaaaaaatactgggtaTGATGGCCCAAGCATGTagtagtcccagcagtttgggagactgaggtgggaggatcacttgagcctaggagttcaagaccacgcCGGGCAACATACAGAGAGACCTCGTCTCAACTATGACTACTATTACTAATAaatagctggacatagtggcacgcacctgtggtctcagttacttgggaggctgacgcaggaggatcacctgagccaaggaggttgagactgcagtgagttgtgattgtgacactgcacttttcagcccgggtgacaaagcaagattctgtgtcaaaaaaagagagagagagagagagaggaaggaaggaaggaagaaaggaaggagaggaagaaagaaagaaaaagagaaagaaggaagaaaaggaaagcgagaaagaggaaagaagaaaaaaaataaagagaaaaagaaaaagtgacaactggccaaaagaaagaagaaagaaaaagtgacaactggctgggcgcggtggctcacgcctgtaatcccagcactttgggaggagttcgagaccagcctggccgacatagtgaaaccctgtctcaactaaagatacaaaaaaagaaaagaaaagaaaagaaaaaaaattaggcgggcacagtagggcgcacctgtagtcccagctactagggaggctgaggcaggagaattgctcgaacctgggaggcagaggttgcagtgagccaagtctgcgccactgtactccagcctgggcgacagggagagactccatccccaaaaaaaatacaaaaaagaaaaagtgacaacCTGATTACAGAGTACTGGTGAGTTTGTGGGTGGGTGGCTCCCCAGCCCTGCTGATTCTTGCTTCTCACACTCACATCTGCTCCTGCCCCAGTGCACGTCTTGTCACTGTCGGCCCCACCGATGGGGTTCCAACTGAGTCTTCTGGTGCTTGATCCTTTCCGTGGTCATTTTCCTGCCAGGTAGCTTGGCCAGGCCTCCCCTGGTGCAGATTCCATCCTTGGTTTCTCAGCCTGGCCTTGAATGACCCTCTACAGCAGGGTCCCAACCTCTCAGAGCAGCTTTGCTCCAGCCACACAGCTTGCTCACAGCCAGGCACTGCACATGTGGACTCTGTGCGTGCCACCCCTTTGCCCTGATGCATGTTGCCTCTGGGGGAGCACTTCTTCCTCCACCTTCCATCATGGGCTGTGGTGGTGCCTATCCCATCTGACCCCGACGCTGTCTGCTGCGGTATGGTTGGTGGTGGAAAGGGCACCAGGCTCCGGCATCTGACATCCTTGTTTTACCCACCTTCCCACTCACTAGCTTGTGACCCTGGCCAATTACTTCACATCTCTGAGTGTTagtttctatttctataattgGGTGAATAACACCTACTAAGTAGTGTTGGCCTGAGGATTAATACTATAATGTAAAAGCTGGCGGCACTGAAACCCTGCCACTTACCAGCTTTTCACATCAGTATTTGGGAAATATTGTTAAGCTCATTTGTCCACGGGGattctgaggctcagagaagttcacGAATTTTCTACagattattttgctttattcGCCCTTCCAGACTGCCTATCTTCTTATATCACCGTTGATCTTGATCTgcatggtttttaatttttttttttttgagacggagtttcactctgttgcccaggctagagtgcagtggcccgatcttggcgcactgcaacctccacctcccaggttcaagcaattctcctgcctcagcctcctgagaagctgggattaccggcgtgtaccaccacacccagctaatttttgtattttcagtagagtcggggtttcaccatgttggccaggctggtctcgaactcctgacctcaagtgatctgcccacctcagcctcccaaagtgctgggattacagatgtgagccaccacgcctggcttggtttttaattttttaaaaattcactgggccgggcgcggtggctcacgcctgtaatcccagcactttgggaggctgaggcgggcagatcacgaggtcaggacatggagaccatcctggccagcatggcgaaaccctgtcactactaaaaatacaaaaaaattagccgggcgtggtggcgggcgcctgtagtcccagttactcgggaggctaaggcaggaaaatggcgtgaacccaggaggcggagcttgcagtgagcagagatcgtgccattgcactccagcctgggcgacagtgcgagactccgtctcaaaaaaaaaaaattattttttttatatttatttattttgagatggagtcttgctctgtcacccaggctggagtgcagccgcccaatatcggctcactgcaagctccgcctcccaggttccagcggttctgctgcctcagcctcccgagtagctaggattacaggcgcctgccaccccgcctggctaattt from the Macaca thibetana thibetana isolate TM-01 chromosome 11, ASM2454274v1, whole genome shotgun sequence genome contains:
- the C11H12orf57 gene encoding protein C10 isoform X2, with the protein product MASAASQPAALSAEQAKVVLAEVIQAFSAPENAVRMDEARDNACNDMGVLKFARLVKSYEAQDPEIASLSGKLKALFLPPMTLPPHGPAAGGSVAAS